The following proteins are encoded in a genomic region of Triticum dicoccoides isolate Atlit2015 ecotype Zavitan chromosome 1B, WEW_v2.0, whole genome shotgun sequence:
- the LOC119338090 gene encoding uncharacterized protein LOC119338090 — protein MSCSSSRNQATFLKLIHNLSVVLLSTCNGGSSLQEYEKKILKSVIRNLKVASSKEGKATLKGDDCLRDSSQISCLRNNLLVLIPEHSVSESTDSEFKTSISQALSKLPEDNMLDDTEVSQVSIYKKIWFEAEASVCKLKYELHCARMKLATMKVFSNTQTVPIDPSGSDKARVTVSDSQPHNHAKDCSSCAATLQCHGGVPAASPVPLLPALVSQPYTVAPDNPSGPYCGYCHKLGLTPHPCYKKNDQRRNIFSGTSSPSGPCQSSSTGQELLTQPPPPPPSDILSPRSIIATNKSIVNGLDAEIFTQMKVQESRIDNISSLGESKCERQQEPSKGSYPVEDDVLARLRILKSRPDYITSLGLESSNHQLDTSIHASDEVHEMFARLKVLESRIDKISPLGDNKCEEQEKGSEGSYPVKDAVLANLQILKSCADNITSLGLESNKQQLKCKHGHIR, from the exons ATGTCTTGCTCTAGCTCTAGGAATCAGGCAACATTTCTGAAGCTAATACACAACTTGTCAGTGGTGCTTCTGTCTACTTGCAATGGCGGTTCTTCGTTACAGGAATATGAAAAGAAGATTCTGAAATCTGTTATTCGAAATCTTAAAGTTGCTTCTTCCAAAGAAGGCAAG GCTACATTAAAAGGCGATGATTGTTTGAGGGACTCCAGTCAAATCAGTTGCTTGAGAAACAATTTGTTGGTGTTAATCCCTGAACACTCGGTGTCAGAGAGCACAGATTCAGAATTTAAGACATCTATTTCACAG GCTCTTTCTAAGCTCCCAGAGGATAATATGCTCGATGATACTGAAGTTTCTCAAGTGTCAATTTACAAAAAAATATGGTTTGAAGCAGAAGCTTCGGTGTGTAAACTCAAATATGAGCTTCATTGTGCCCGTATGAAGCTTGCAACAATGAAAGTTTTCAGCAACACACAAACAG TTCCAATTGACCCGTCAGGAAGTGATAAAGCCAGAGTAACCGTATCTGATAGCCAACCACATAATCATGCCAAAGATTGCAGTTCCTGTGCTGCGACCTTGCAATGTCATGGAGGAG TCCCGGCTGCTTCCCCAGTGCCTCTGCTGCCTGCATTGGTGTCACAGCCTTACACGGTCGCGCCCGACAATCCTTCAGGACCATACTGTGGTTACTGTCATAAGTTGGGGCTCACCCCTCATCCATGCTACAAGAAGAATGATCAGAGACGCAATATTTTTAGTGGCACCTCTTCTCCGTCAGGTCCATGCCAGAGCTCCTCCACCGGCCAGGAACTTCTCACTcaaccaccaccgcctcctccttcagATATATTATCTCCAAGGTCCATTATTGCTACAAATAAGAGCATCGTAAATGGTCTTGATGCTGAAATATTTACTCAAATGAAAGTTCAGGAATCCCGTATTGATAATATAAGCTCTTTGGGTGAGAGTAAGTGTGAGAGGCAGCAAGAACCTAGCAAGGGATCATATCCCGTTGAAGATGATGTTTTGGCGAGGCTGAGAATTTTGAAGTCCCGCCCTGATTACATAACCTCGTTGGGTTTGGAAAGCAGCAACCATCAGCTAGACACAAGTATACATGCATCAGATGAGGTTCATGAAATGTTTGCTCGACTGAAAGTTTTGGAGTCCCGCATTGACAAAATAAGCCCTTTGGGTGACAACAAGTGTGAAGAGCAGGAAAAAGGAAGTGAGGGATCATATCCAGTCAAAGATGCTGTTTTGGCAAACCTACAAATTTTGAAGTCATGTGCTGATAATATAACCTCTCTGGGTCTGGAAAGCAACAAGCAGCAGCTAAAATGCAAGCACGGACATATCAGATAA